Below is a genomic region from Tenuifilum sp. 4138str.
GTAAACAGCTGTGTTTCGGGATAAACCAGTCGGGTTTTGTAGTCGTCAATATTGCCATGAACGGCACGCAAGGGTTTAAACTTAGCCAAATTATCGGCCAACTCAAGCGATCCAATATCACCTGCATGCCAAATCACATCGCATGTTTCAAAAAATTCGGTAAGCCCTTTGTCCCAAAATCCGTGCGTATCCGATAGGATGCCAATTGCTTTCATCTTTTTATTCTGAAATTTGCCAACTCAAAGTTAAAAACTTCGGTCGAAATTGTAAATTTGCATCAATGCTGGTTAAGTATTGCTCCTGAGCTAATATTGTATTTCTAATCAATCTGTTCAACTATAGCAGGAAAAATTGAACTACTGAATGACCAACGAGGTATTGCGCTATGTTTAGCTTGACAAAAAATAATCACGGTATTACAATTTAAACCTTGAATCGCTATTCCCATGCAGATATTTTATGCCCCACAAATTGAAGGCGATGAGTATAGGCTACCTGAGGACGAGTCCAAGCATTGCATTCGGGTGCTACGGATGCAGTTAGGCGATGAGCTTTTCCTTACCGATGGTCGTGGAAATCTGCATAAAGCCCGTATTGCCGATGACAACCCCAAACGCTGTTTAGTTCAAATTGTTTCAACCCAGCATGAGTTCGGTAAAAGGCCTTTTAATCTGCATATTGCCATTGCGCCTACAAAAAACATAGAAAGGTTTGAATGGTTTTTGGAAAAGGCTACCGAGATTGGTGTTGATACCATTACCCCTCTGCTTTGCGATAGGTCGGAGCGTAAAGATATTAAGGTTGATAGGCTGCAAAAGATTTTGATTTCAGCCATGAAGCAATCGGTAAAGGCATACCTGCCAACTATTAATGCAATTCAACCATTTAAAAATTTCATAAAATCAACCCATCAGGCCGATTTTAAAACAATAGCTCATTGTAATAGCTGGGATTTACCTCCTTTTCAGCAGGTTATCCAGAGGGGTGGGAGTGTACTGGTTCTCATTGGCCCCGAAGGCGATTTCACTCCAGCCGAAGTAAACCTTGCGCTAAATAGTGGTTTCAGGGAGGTTAGCCTAAGCACATCGAGGTTACGGACCGAAACGGCTGGCGTTGTAGCCTGCCATACCGCAAACCTGATCAATGGCGTATAACCTTATGCCTCAAGTAAATCGAGCACATTTAGTGCTTTACACATCGCAAACTGAAAAAAAATACGTGTATTTGTAGCTGCACAAGTAAAGGGTGGTAAATTTTCGATTCTGAATGTTAAAACCAACTTAATCGTTAGGAGACAATTTTTACCAAGCTACATTATGTATTTGGTTTAATAGCGATTTTGTGTTTTTAAAGATGTTTTGAAAAAATACAAATCTTAATCGATTACGCTTTGTAAAACGCATAATTCGGATTAAAAAGCTTAGCGCCAGTATTACCAGCCATTAAAGCTTGACCCTTCACAAAGTCTCCACAGCCTCATTTTGGGCATGTTTACTTGGCTCTAACCCTCTTGGTTTTCATCGCTTTGATTTCCCTTCTCCTTTAACCTGGATTTTTTAAGCCTTCCGGCTTTCCTGAGTGCTTGGTCAATAATCCATTCTATTTGCCCATTGGTGCTACGAAATTCGTCTGCTGCCCATTTTTCCAGGGCAGCAAACTTTTCGTGATCGATTCGTAACACAAATGTTTTCTTTTTACTCATGGATGACTACTGGTGAAGTGTTCCGGCATTTACAATTGGCCTTGCCGATTCATCGGAGCATAGCACAACCATCAAGTTGCTAACCATTGCCGCCTTCTTCTCCTCGTCAAGGTCAACAATTTGTTTCTGCGATAGCTGGTCGAGCGCCATTTGAACCATTCCAACAGCACCCTCCACAATTTTGCTTCGGGCAGCCACTACTGCCGTTGCCTGCTGTCGGCGAAGCATTGCCCCCGCAATCTCCGATGCGTAAGCAATATAGTTGATTCTGGCCTCAATCACCTGTATACCTGCTATGGTTAACCTTTCTATTAGCTCGTTTTCGAGCTTATGGTTAACAACTTCGCCGCCTGCTCGTAGGGTAATTTCTTCCTCCTCGTGTTCAAAGTTGTCGTATGGGAACATTCCTGCCAGTTTCCGGAGTGCAGCATCGCTTTGCACCACCACAAAGTGTTCATATTCATCAACCTCAAATGATGCCTTGTAGGTATCCTTTACGCGCCAAACAAGCACCAACCCAATCATTATGGGATTACCAACTTTGTCATTAACCTTAATGGGCTCGCTGTTAAAGTTGCGTGCCCTAAGCGATATTCGCTTTTTTAGGTAGAATGGGTTTGTCCAGAAAAAACCGTTGCGCTTTATGGTGCCCATGTACTTTCCAAAAAGTATCAGCACTGCCGATTCGTTTGGGTTTACCACTATAAACCCTGGCATAATCAGCACTATTGGTAAAAAGCCAATAGCGTACCATGGCGATTCTGTTAAAATCAACAGGCTAATGGTTGCTGCTACCAGAATAAACCAGGCTGCCAGCATCAGGTAGCCCGATTTGGGATGAAATTCTTTTTCCATAGTTGTCATTATTAAAATGATATTAAAATGATATTGTAAATATATTAATCAATTATAGAAAAGTCAACAAAAAAGGCCGATTTTTTTTTCGGCCTTAATCTTTAATTTTTGATAAAAGTTGATAGAATTGTTTTTCGGGTGCTGGCGGTGTTACCTTTTCGAGTTTACTTAGGTAATCAGTAAAATACCTTTCAATTTCTCTTTGCTTATATGTATTATGCCCTGTGGCATCATTACGCGATGCCCCTTTTTTGGATTTACTATCAACTCTTTTGTTTCGCACTGCGTAGAAATTTACCATAGGCAAATTGGTTGATTGGTTTCAATATCAAAACGTATATGTACCGTAAG
It encodes:
- a CDS encoding 16S rRNA (uracil(1498)-N(3))-methyltransferase, with translation MQIFYAPQIEGDEYRLPEDESKHCIRVLRMQLGDELFLTDGRGNLHKARIADDNPKRCLVQIVSTQHEFGKRPFNLHIAIAPTKNIERFEWFLEKATEIGVDTITPLLCDRSERKDIKVDRLQKILISAMKQSVKAYLPTINAIQPFKNFIKSTHQADFKTIAHCNSWDLPPFQQVIQRGGSVLVLIGPEGDFTPAEVNLALNSGFREVSLSTSRLRTETAGVVACHTANLINGV
- a CDS encoding Arc family DNA-binding protein; translation: MSKKKTFVLRIDHEKFAALEKWAADEFRSTNGQIEWIIDQALRKAGRLKKSRLKEKGNQSDENQEG
- a CDS encoding SPFH domain-containing protein, whose protein sequence is MTTMEKEFHPKSGYLMLAAWFILVAATISLLILTESPWYAIGFLPIVLIMPGFIVVNPNESAVLILFGKYMGTIKRNGFFWTNPFYLKKRISLRARNFNSEPIKVNDKVGNPIMIGLVLVWRVKDTYKASFEVDEYEHFVVVQSDAALRKLAGMFPYDNFEHEEEEITLRAGGEVVNHKLENELIERLTIAGIQVIEARINYIAYASEIAGAMLRRQQATAVVAARSKIVEGAVGMVQMALDQLSQKQIVDLDEEKKAAMVSNLMVVLCSDESARPIVNAGTLHQ